A window from Tenacibaculum singaporense encodes these proteins:
- a CDS encoding heavy metal translocating P-type ATPase, whose protein sequence is MESTTCFHCGNECDTKIITIEDKFFCCNGCKMVYEIFSENDLTCYYDFQNNPGAIPEEIQGKYDFLDNESIVDKLLEFNDGNVQVVNLYIPHIHCSSCIWVLENLHKLQEFVSSSQVNFPKKTVRITFNSERTSLKEIVLLLSSIGYEPYISLEDYEVGKKKVDRSLIYKLGIAGFAFGNVMFLSFPEYFEVSEYWLEQYKGIFRWLMFIFSLPVVFYAGQDYFISAYKGLRSKILNIDVPIALGIFVLFVRSTAEIVLDLGTGFFDSLTGLVFFLLLGKFFQQKTYNFLSFERDYKSYFPIAVTKITADKKEENTQIYDVKKGDRLLIRNQELIPVDGILINGEAKIDYSFVTGEAVPVNKKSGDKLFAGGKQLSGSIEMEVLASVSQSYLTQLWSNDVFQKDKNSSFKTLTDKISKNFTIIVLSIAFLSTTFWLYYDSSVALNVFTSVLIIACPCAIALAAPFTLGNILRIFGRKKFYLKNATIVEQLAAINSVIFDKTGTLTTNKENTITYKGEDLNKLQKAILKSSLRASNHPLSRMLYASLEEEMLPVDNYQEYVGKGIETSYQQIRLKIGSSSFVKNAEERLNFDTSVHISVNDEYKGKFVFKNAYRKGVENLFSNLNKKYDLSVVSGDNEGEKKFLEELLPKETTFLFNQKPQDKLHYVEELQEKNKSVLMIGDGLNDAGALAQSNVGIALSENINVFSPACDAILDATKFSEIGNYIKASQKAIKIIKYCFLLSLMYNVVGLYFAVTGRLMPVIAAILMPLSSISVVIFTTIATNILGRKIK, encoded by the coding sequence ATGGAAAGCACAACATGTTTTCATTGTGGTAACGAGTGCGATACAAAAATAATTACAATAGAAGATAAATTTTTCTGCTGTAATGGATGTAAAATGGTTTATGAAATTTTTTCAGAAAACGATTTAACTTGTTATTACGATTTTCAAAACAACCCAGGAGCAATACCTGAAGAAATACAAGGAAAATATGATTTCTTGGATAATGAATCCATTGTAGATAAACTATTAGAGTTTAACGATGGTAATGTACAAGTGGTAAATTTATACATTCCACATATACATTGTAGCTCCTGTATCTGGGTATTAGAAAACTTACATAAACTACAGGAGTTTGTATCTTCATCTCAAGTTAATTTTCCAAAAAAGACAGTACGAATTACGTTTAATTCCGAAAGAACATCACTTAAAGAAATAGTATTACTGTTAAGTTCTATTGGTTATGAACCTTACATAAGTCTTGAAGATTATGAGGTAGGAAAAAAGAAGGTAGACCGTAGTTTAATTTATAAGCTAGGAATAGCAGGTTTTGCTTTTGGAAATGTTATGTTTTTGTCATTTCCTGAATACTTTGAAGTATCTGAATATTGGTTAGAGCAATACAAAGGAATCTTCCGTTGGTTAATGTTTATATTTTCGTTACCTGTAGTGTTTTATGCTGGACAAGACTATTTTATTTCTGCTTATAAAGGACTTCGTTCTAAAATTTTAAACATTGATGTTCCTATTGCTTTAGGAATATTTGTGTTATTTGTACGTAGCACAGCAGAAATTGTATTAGACCTAGGAACAGGCTTTTTTGACAGTTTAACAGGGCTAGTGTTCTTCTTATTATTAGGGAAGTTTTTTCAACAGAAAACCTATAATTTCTTGTCATTTGAACGCGATTACAAGTCGTACTTTCCAATTGCAGTCACAAAAATAACAGCGGATAAAAAAGAAGAAAACACACAAATCTATGATGTTAAAAAAGGAGACAGACTACTAATTAGAAACCAAGAATTAATTCCTGTTGATGGAATTTTAATTAACGGAGAAGCAAAAATAGATTACAGTTTTGTTACAGGTGAGGCTGTTCCTGTAAATAAAAAGTCAGGAGATAAATTATTTGCAGGAGGAAAGCAACTGTCAGGAAGTATAGAAATGGAGGTGCTAGCTTCGGTTTCACAAAGTTACTTAACACAGTTGTGGAGTAATGATGTATTTCAAAAAGATAAAAATTCATCATTTAAAACGTTGACCGATAAAATCAGTAAGAACTTTACCATCATTGTATTGTCAATAGCATTTTTGTCTACAACCTTTTGGTTGTATTATGATTCAAGTGTAGCATTAAACGTATTTACGTCCGTATTAATTATTGCATGTCCGTGTGCCATAGCCTTAGCAGCACCGTTTACTTTAGGGAATATCCTACGAATCTTTGGAAGAAAGAAATTTTATTTAAAGAATGCTACAATAGTAGAACAATTAGCAGCTATAAACTCTGTTATTTTTGATAAAACAGGTACGCTTACCACTAATAAAGAAAATACGATAACGTATAAAGGTGAAGATCTAAATAAACTCCAAAAAGCGATATTAAAAAGCTCATTAAGGGCTTCAAATCATCCGCTAAGTAGAATGTTATATGCTTCTTTAGAAGAAGAAATGTTACCAGTTGATAATTACCAAGAATATGTAGGAAAAGGAATTGAGACAAGTTATCAACAAATAAGATTAAAAATAGGTTCGTCTTCTTTTGTAAAAAATGCAGAAGAACGATTAAATTTTGATACTTCGGTTCATATTAGTGTTAACGATGAGTATAAAGGAAAGTTTGTGTTTAAAAATGCTTACAGAAAAGGTGTTGAAAACCTGTTTTCTAACTTAAATAAAAAGTATGATTTATCAGTTGTTTCAGGAGATAATGAAGGAGAAAAGAAGTTTTTAGAGGAGTTACTACCTAAAGAAACAACATTTTTATTCAATCAAAAACCGCAAGATAAGCTACATTATGTAGAGGAACTACAAGAAAAAAACAAAAGTGTATTGATGATTGGTGACGGATTAAATGATGCAGGAGCGTTAGCTCAAAGTAATGTAGGAATAGCTTTATCGGAAAATATCAATGTATTTTCACCTGCTTGCGATGCTATTTTAGATGCCACAAAATTTAGTGAAATAGGAAACTATATAAAAGCTTCACAAAAAGCGATAAAAATTATTAAGTATTGTTTTTTACTATCTTTAATGTACAATGTTGTAGGACTTTATTTTGCGGTAACGGGGCGGTTAATGCCTGTAATAGCAGCTATTTTAATGCCGTTGAGTTCAATTAGTGTAGTAATATTTACAACCATAGCAACCAATATTTTAGGTAGAAAAATAAAATAA
- a CDS encoding AraC family ligand binding domain-containing protein codes for MKIASFLEDIKFNELKPAVSLLLDTDFSKEIRVVFKKGQTMEDHQAPFAIIVQIVKGSIDFGVAGEVKQMVTGDIISLKPQVVHNLTATEESIVRLSLSKLDTLKRVKEV; via the coding sequence ATGAAGATAGCATCATTTTTAGAAGATATAAAATTTAATGAACTTAAACCAGCAGTGTCTTTATTATTAGATACAGATTTCTCAAAAGAAATACGAGTGGTATTTAAAAAAGGGCAAACTATGGAAGATCACCAAGCTCCATTTGCAATCATTGTTCAAATAGTAAAAGGGTCTATAGATTTTGGAGTCGCAGGAGAAGTAAAACAAATGGTTACTGGAGATATAATTTCATTAAAACCACAAGTAGTACATAATCTAACAGCGACTGAAGAGAGTATTGTAAGGTTATCGTTATCAAAATTAGACACTTTAAAAAGAGTAAAAGAAGTATAA
- the deoC gene encoding deoxyribose-phosphate aldolase, whose amino-acid sequence MNINKYIDHTLLKATATKADIVKLCNEAKKYNFYAVCVNGCYVELAAKELKNSDVKVAAVVGFPLGAMTTKAKIFEAKECIKNGASEIDMVINIGKLLDGEENYVEKEIRLIKEEIGENILKVIFENCYLSKEQIKIASQLAVEAGADFVKTSTGFGTEGATFKDVMIMDSVVDGKAQIKAAGGIRDIETAKRYIEMGVTRLGTSSGVSLVTSGISGKNQY is encoded by the coding sequence ATGAATATTAATAAATATATAGATCATACTTTATTAAAAGCTACAGCAACTAAAGCAGATATAGTAAAGCTATGTAATGAGGCCAAAAAATATAATTTTTATGCAGTTTGTGTAAATGGATGTTATGTAGAATTGGCAGCCAAAGAGTTAAAAAACTCGGATGTAAAAGTAGCAGCTGTAGTAGGTTTCCCTTTAGGAGCAATGACAACCAAAGCTAAAATTTTTGAAGCTAAAGAATGTATAAAAAACGGAGCTTCAGAAATAGATATGGTTATCAATATTGGTAAGTTGTTAGATGGTGAAGAAAATTATGTAGAAAAAGAAATTCGATTGATTAAAGAAGAAATAGGAGAAAATATATTAAAAGTAATTTTTGAAAACTGTTACCTATCTAAGGAACAAATAAAAATAGCAAGTCAATTAGCGGTAGAAGCCGGAGCTGATTTTGTAAAAACATCTACAGGCTTTGGTACTGAAGGGGCTACTTTTAAAGATGTAATGATAATGGATAGTGTTGTAGATGGAAAAGCGCAGATAAAAGCAGCTGGTGGTATTAGAGATATCGAAACAGCTAAGAGGTACATAGAAATGGGAGTAACTCGTTTAGGAACCTCGTCAGGTGTTTCATTAGTAACGAGTGGTATTTCAGGTAAGAATCAGTATTAA
- the deoD gene encoding purine-nucleoside phosphorylase: protein MSVHIEAKKGEIAETVLLPGDPMRAKWIAETFLENPTCYNDVRGMLGFTGTYQGKRISVQGTGMGIPSTLIYCHELITEYGVKNLIRVGSAGSYQEDVKIRDIVIAMAASTNSGLNTIRFNGADYASTASFELFQKAIEAAKQKGIPLKAGNILSSDEFYADKFESYKKWADYGVLCVEMETNGLYTVAAKHKVNALSILTISDSLVTGERTTADEREQTFKEMIEIALELA from the coding sequence ATGAGCGTACATATAGAAGCAAAGAAAGGAGAAATAGCAGAAACTGTTTTATTACCAGGTGATCCTATGCGCGCAAAATGGATAGCAGAAACATTTTTAGAAAATCCAACGTGTTACAATGATGTTCGTGGAATGCTAGGTTTTACAGGAACGTATCAAGGAAAGCGAATATCTGTTCAAGGAACTGGAATGGGAATTCCTTCCACATTAATTTATTGTCATGAATTAATTACAGAGTATGGAGTTAAAAATTTAATAAGAGTAGGTTCAGCTGGTTCTTATCAAGAAGATGTAAAAATTAGAGATATTGTTATAGCCATGGCAGCATCAACAAATTCTGGATTAAATACTATACGTTTCAACGGAGCTGATTATGCGTCGACAGCAAGTTTTGAACTATTCCAAAAAGCTATTGAAGCAGCTAAGCAGAAAGGAATTCCATTAAAAGCAGGAAACATTTTAAGTTCAGACGAGTTTTATGCCGATAAATTTGAAAGCTATAAAAAGTGGGCAGATTATGGAGTGCTTTGTGTTGAGATGGAAACAAATGGGCTGTATACTGTTGCTGCAAAACACAAAGTAAACGCACTATCAATTTTAACCATTTCAGATAGTTTAGTTACTGGAGAAAGAACGACTGCAGATGAAAGAGAACAAACCTTTAAAGAAATGATTGAAATCGCTTTAGAATTGGCTTAA
- the hemN gene encoding oxygen-independent coproporphyrinogen III oxidase: MKNSLIQKYNIPGPRYTSYPTVPYWDNETFSKEKWIKTFKQSFIESNSSEGISLYIHLPFCESLCTFCACHKHITKRHEMEDPYIETVLKEWQLYVNLVDETPIIKEIHLGGGTPTFFSEKQLKRLIDGIFINAEKHPNHEFSFEGHPNNTTKEHLQTLYDLGFTRVSFGVQDYNPKVQEAIHRIQPFENVQNVHNWAKEIGYTSISHDLVFGLPFQTKENVIHTINKTKELEPDRISFYSYAHVPWVKGVGQRGFNEDDLPKNEEKRELYEIGKELFAEMGYIEIGMDHFALPTDSLYKATEEKTLHRNFMGYTANKTQLMVGLGMSSISDSWYGFAQNVKTVKEYERVVNEGEIPVFRGHILSEEDLIIRKHILNIMCHFSTSWEEEQLQIENVETYIEKLEEMIDDGLVSIKGNKLTVPEKARPYVRNICMAFDKKLHEKQPETKLFSMTI; encoded by the coding sequence ATGAAAAATTCACTTATTCAGAAATATAACATTCCAGGACCAAGATATACAAGTTATCCAACCGTTCCGTATTGGGACAATGAAACTTTTTCAAAGGAAAAATGGATTAAAACTTTTAAGCAATCGTTTATCGAAAGTAACTCATCAGAAGGAATTAGCTTATATATTCACTTACCATTTTGCGAGAGTTTATGTACGTTTTGTGCGTGTCATAAACATATAACAAAACGTCATGAAATGGAAGATCCGTATATAGAAACTGTTTTAAAAGAATGGCAGTTATATGTTAATTTGGTAGATGAAACACCTATAATAAAAGAAATTCATTTAGGAGGAGGGACTCCAACATTCTTTTCAGAAAAACAATTAAAAAGATTAATTGACGGGATTTTTATCAATGCAGAAAAACATCCTAATCATGAATTTAGTTTTGAAGGGCATCCAAACAACACCACAAAAGAACACCTACAAACCTTATATGATTTAGGATTTACAAGAGTGAGTTTTGGAGTACAAGATTACAATCCAAAAGTGCAAGAAGCAATTCATCGAATTCAGCCTTTTGAAAATGTTCAAAACGTACATAATTGGGCAAAAGAAATAGGGTATACATCTATCAGTCACGATTTGGTATTTGGACTTCCGTTTCAAACCAAGGAAAATGTAATTCATACCATTAATAAAACAAAAGAGCTAGAACCTGATAGAATTTCGTTTTATAGTTATGCGCATGTTCCTTGGGTAAAAGGAGTTGGGCAGAGAGGATTTAATGAAGATGATTTACCTAAAAATGAAGAAAAGCGAGAGTTGTATGAAATAGGAAAGGAGTTGTTTGCAGAAATGGGTTACATAGAAATAGGAATGGATCATTTCGCGTTACCTACTGATAGCTTATACAAAGCTACAGAAGAAAAAACACTGCATCGTAACTTTATGGGATACACTGCTAACAAAACACAGTTAATGGTAGGCTTAGGAATGTCGTCAATCTCTGATTCTTGGTACGGATTTGCACAAAATGTAAAAACGGTAAAAGAGTACGAAAGAGTTGTAAACGAAGGAGAAATTCCTGTATTTAGAGGGCATATATTATCAGAAGAAGATTTAATTATTAGAAAGCATATTTTAAATATCATGTGTCATTTCTCCACTTCGTGGGAAGAAGAGCAATTACAGATAGAAAATGTAGAAACGTATATTGAAAAATTGGAAGAAATGATAGATGATGGTTTGGTCTCTATAAAAGGAAATAAGTTAACCGTTCCAGAAAAAGCAAGACCCTATGTGCGTAATATCTGTATGGCATTCGATAAGAAATTACATGAAAAACAACCAGAAACCAAACTGTTTTCAATGACTATTTAA
- the ccoS gene encoding cbb3-type cytochrome oxidase assembly protein CcoS, which produces MSVIYLLLSLSILVAIIFFIAFIVSVKKGQYDDSYTPSVRMLFDDELVKEETKN; this is translated from the coding sequence ATGAGCGTTATTTACTTACTACTATCACTAAGTATTTTAGTGGCTATTATTTTCTTTATAGCATTTATTGTTTCAGTAAAAAAAGGGCAGTACGATGATTCGTACACGCCGTCAGTTCGCATGTTATTTGATGATGAACTGGTAAAAGAAGAAACAAAGAACTAA
- the ccoN gene encoding cytochrome-c oxidase, cbb3-type subunit I, translating into MEMQQFYYDNKIVKKFIYATLLWGIVGFSVGLLLAFMFLFPNLTDGISWLSFGRLRPLHTNAVIFAFVGNAIFAGVYYSLQRLLKARMASDFLSNFNFWGWQLIIVAAAITLPLGYTTSKEYAELEWPIDIAIALVWVAFGANMIWTILQRRQRHLYVAIWFYLGTFVTVAVLHIFNSLELPVSFMKSYSVYAGVQDALVQWWYGHNAVAFFLTTPFLGLMYYFVPKAANRPVYSYRLSIVHFWSLIFIYIWAGPHHLLYTSLPDWAQNLGVAFSVMLIAPSWGGMINGLLTLRGAWDKVRVDPVLKFMVVAITGYGMATFEGPMLSLKNVNAIAHFSDWIIAHVHVGALAWNGFLTFGMLYWLVPRMFKTKLYSTALANFHFWIGTLGIIMYALPMYVAGFVQASMWKQFNPDGTLTYGNFLETVNEIIPMYWMRAIGGSLFILGAFVMLYNIVKTVRSGSGVTDELAEAAALTKVSKYRTSKEGWHTWLERRPVKLTIYATVAILIGGVVQIIPTLLVKSNIPTITSVQPYTPLELEGRDIYIREGCVGCHSQMVRPFRSEVERYGEFAKAGEFVYDHPFLWGSKRTGPDLLRVGGKYNDSWHLNHMYDPQSTSPGSIMPAYQWLVRNKLDKSDTESKMKAMVSLGVPYTEEDIANAQTSMEEQGTKIQENLYADPDFKTNYEADKKYAQENGQTFIEMKDREIVALIAYLQRLGTDIKIKDVEDQLSAKN; encoded by the coding sequence ATGGAAATGCAACAATTTTATTACGATAATAAGATCGTAAAAAAATTCATCTACGCAACCTTACTATGGGGAATAGTAGGTTTTTCAGTAGGATTGTTATTGGCTTTTATGTTTTTATTCCCAAATTTAACTGACGGAATTTCGTGGTTAAGTTTTGGACGTTTAAGACCATTACATACGAACGCAGTAATTTTTGCATTCGTAGGAAATGCCATTTTTGCAGGAGTTTACTACTCACTACAACGATTACTGAAAGCCCGTATGGCGAGTGATTTTTTAAGTAACTTTAACTTTTGGGGATGGCAGTTAATAATTGTTGCAGCAGCCATAACACTTCCGTTAGGGTATACAACTTCAAAAGAATATGCCGAATTAGAATGGCCAATTGATATTGCCATAGCATTAGTTTGGGTAGCTTTTGGTGCTAACATGATTTGGACAATCTTACAAAGAAGACAACGTCACTTATATGTAGCAATTTGGTTCTATTTAGGGACTTTTGTAACCGTAGCGGTATTACACATTTTTAACAGTTTAGAATTACCTGTTAGCTTTATGAAAAGTTATTCAGTGTATGCAGGAGTTCAAGACGCATTAGTACAATGGTGGTACGGACACAACGCTGTGGCATTCTTCTTAACGACTCCGTTCTTAGGATTAATGTACTACTTTGTTCCTAAAGCGGCTAATCGTCCAGTATATTCATATAGATTATCTATTGTACACTTCTGGTCGTTAATTTTTATCTACATCTGGGCAGGACCTCACCACTTATTATACACATCTTTACCAGATTGGGCACAAAACTTAGGAGTAGCGTTCTCAGTAATGTTAATTGCACCATCTTGGGGAGGTATGATTAACGGATTACTAACACTTCGTGGAGCTTGGGATAAAGTTAGAGTAGATCCAGTATTAAAATTCATGGTAGTTGCAATTACAGGGTATGGTATGGCAACTTTTGAAGGACCGATGTTATCGTTAAAGAATGTAAATGCAATTGCGCACTTTAGTGATTGGATTATTGCTCACGTACACGTAGGTGCTTTAGCATGGAACGGATTCTTAACCTTTGGTATGTTATATTGGTTAGTACCAAGAATGTTCAAAACAAAACTATACTCTACAGCATTGGCTAACTTCCATTTCTGGATTGGAACTTTAGGTATTATTATGTATGCACTACCAATGTATGTTGCAGGGTTTGTGCAAGCTTCAATGTGGAAACAGTTTAATCCAGATGGAACGTTAACTTATGGTAACTTCTTAGAAACAGTAAACGAAATCATTCCAATGTATTGGATGCGTGCTATTGGAGGAAGTTTATTTATCCTTGGAGCATTTGTAATGTTATACAACATTGTTAAAACGGTAAGATCAGGAAGTGGAGTAACAGATGAATTAGCAGAAGCAGCAGCATTAACAAAAGTATCTAAATATAGAACATCTAAAGAAGGTTGGCACACTTGGTTAGAAAGAAGACCAGTAAAATTAACTATCTATGCTACTGTAGCGATTTTAATTGGAGGGGTTGTTCAAATTATACCAACCTTATTAGTAAAATCTAATATTCCAACAATAACAAGCGTACAACCTTATACTCCACTAGAATTAGAAGGTAGAGATATTTATATCCGTGAAGGATGTGTGGGATGTCACTCACAAATGGTACGTCCATTTAGATCGGAAGTAGAACGTTATGGAGAATTTGCAAAAGCAGGAGAGTTTGTATACGATCATCCATTCTTATGGGGGTCTAAACGTACAGGTCCAGATTTATTAAGAGTTGGAGGAAAGTATAACGATAGTTGGCATTTAAACCACATGTATGACCCACAAAGTACATCGCCAGGATCTATTATGCCAGCATACCAATGGCTAGTAAGAAACAAGTTAGATAAGAGTGATACCGAAAGCAAAATGAAAGCAATGGTTAGCTTAGGAGTTCCTTATACAGAAGAAGATATAGCCAATGCGCAAACAAGCATGGAAGAGCAAGGAACTAAAATTCAAGAGAACTTATATGCAGATCCTGATTTCAAAACGAATTATGAAGCAGATAAAAAGTACGCTCAGGAAAACGGACAAACTTTCATAGAAATGAAAGATAGAGAAATTGTAGCTTTAATCGCTTATTTACAACGATTAGGTACCGATATTAAGATTAAAGATGTAGAAGATCAATTAAGCGCTAAAAACTAG
- a CDS encoding CcoQ/FixQ family Cbb3-type cytochrome c oxidase assembly chaperone, protein MLKFVKNHMETIAGIEIYPIISLTIFFTFFVVLFWWVFTAKKEYISRVSNLPLDN, encoded by the coding sequence ATGTTAAAGTTTGTAAAAAATCATATGGAAACTATTGCAGGTATTGAAATATACCCAATTATTTCACTAACCATATTCTTTACATTTTTTGTAGTGTTGTTTTGGTGGGTGTTTACAGCCAAGAAAGAGTATATAAGTAGGGTAAGTAATTTACCATTAGATAACTAG
- a CDS encoding cbb3-type cytochrome c oxidase N-terminal domain-containing protein, translating to MKKYFQSIVYIIFVAVTFFAITTAIKSYENPFSLYEHPLVWIAIVGLITVVILKEALNIVAQQKAEQLQMEKEGIQPEEVDNWAWAKKIINKWTEAKAIEEEDEIILDHNYDGIKELDNNLPPWWLYMFYATIIFAAVYLVRYHVLGADNQEMEYAQAVAEAKKELAAFKSTSKEAVIDAETATVLTDAGDLSRGKAVYNLNCAACHIADGGGGIGPNLTDNYWILGGGMKNIFNTIANGGRDGKGMVAWNKTLKPKDIQKVASYIISLQGTTPAKPKEPQGELYKEEGQAPAEEQAKDSIQ from the coding sequence ATGAAAAAATATTTTCAATCTATAGTATATATCATTTTTGTAGCAGTAACCTTTTTTGCTATTACTACTGCAATTAAATCATACGAAAATCCATTTAGCCTGTATGAGCACCCGTTAGTATGGATAGCAATTGTAGGTCTTATAACAGTAGTTATATTAAAAGAAGCTTTAAATATTGTAGCACAGCAAAAGGCAGAACAGCTTCAAATGGAAAAAGAAGGAATTCAACCTGAAGAAGTTGATAATTGGGCTTGGGCTAAGAAAATTATTAATAAATGGACAGAAGCTAAAGCTATTGAAGAGGAAGATGAAATTATCCTAGATCATAACTATGATGGAATTAAAGAGTTAGATAATAACTTACCGCCATGGTGGCTGTACATGTTCTATGCAACAATCATTTTTGCAGCGGTATATTTAGTAAGATACCATGTATTGGGAGCAGACAATCAAGAAATGGAATATGCCCAAGCAGTAGCAGAAGCTAAAAAAGAACTGGCAGCGTTCAAATCAACTTCAAAAGAAGCTGTTATTGATGCAGAAACAGCTACTGTTTTAACAGATGCTGGAGATTTAAGTAGAGGTAAGGCGGTATATAATCTAAACTGTGCAGCATGTCACATTGCTGATGGTGGAGGTGGTATTGGACCAAACTTAACCGATAATTACTGGATTTTAGGTGGTGGTATGAAAAATATCTTCAACACTATTGCTAATGGAGGTAGAGATGGTAAAGGTATGGTTGCGTGGAATAAAACGCTAAAACCTAAAGACATTCAAAAGGTAGCAAGTTATATTATCTCTTTACAAGGAACTACTCCAGCAAAACCAAAAGAACCTCAAGGAGAGTTGTATAAAGAAGAAGGTCAGGCACCAGCTGAAGAACAAGCAAAAGACAGTATTCAATAA
- the ccoG gene encoding cytochrome c oxidase accessory protein CcoG, translating into METPKNEQFRDSIGTINDEGKRAWVFPKKPSGKFYKYRSYVSYFLLAFLLLAPFVKINGNQFLLFNVLERKFNIFGFPFWPQDFHLMVISMIIGVVFIILFTVVFGRIFCGWICPQTIFLEMVFRKIEYLIEGDRGKQIRLAKQAWNAEKIRKRVLKWIVFFIISFIIANVFLAYLIGSDKLISYITGNPLDHLRTLISLLIFTGVFYFIFAWFREQVCIIACPYGRLQGVLLDNKTINVAYDHVRGEGKVGRGKFNKKEDRAASGKGDCIDCFQCVHVCPTGIDIRNGTQLECVNCTACIDECDHMMEKVGLPKGLIRYASEENIVKKTPFKFTARMKGYSAVLFILIGILIGMLFLRNDVEATILRLPGQLYQHKENGVISNIYTFKVVNKTTKQIDNVSYKLLSHKGKIETVTHQDFEVPKQGLAEGTLFIELHQSEMKNEKEKLKIGVYSGDKLIETTTTNFLGPRSYR; encoded by the coding sequence ATGGAAACACCCAAAAACGAACAATTCAGAGATAGTATTGGTACTATAAATGATGAAGGAAAAAGGGCTTGGGTGTTTCCAAAAAAACCAAGTGGAAAGTTTTACAAATATCGAAGCTATGTAAGCTATTTTTTATTAGCGTTTTTATTACTAGCACCGTTTGTTAAAATCAACGGAAATCAGTTCTTACTATTTAATGTTTTAGAGCGTAAGTTTAACATTTTCGGATTCCCTTTTTGGCCACAAGATTTTCACTTAATGGTGATTTCAATGATAATAGGAGTGGTTTTTATCATTCTATTTACCGTTGTTTTTGGTCGAATTTTCTGTGGTTGGATTTGTCCACAAACCATTTTCTTAGAAATGGTTTTCAGAAAAATAGAATATTTAATAGAAGGAGATAGAGGAAAACAGATTCGTTTAGCAAAACAAGCATGGAATGCTGAAAAAATTAGAAAAAGAGTTTTAAAATGGATTGTCTTTTTTATTATCTCTTTTATAATAGCAAACGTTTTCTTAGCATACCTAATTGGAAGTGATAAATTAATAAGTTACATAACAGGTAATCCATTAGATCATTTAAGAACTTTAATATCATTGCTAATTTTTACAGGAGTTTTCTATTTTATTTTCGCATGGTTTAGAGAACAGGTATGTATTATTGCTTGTCCTTATGGTAGATTGCAAGGAGTATTGTTAGATAATAAAACGATTAATGTTGCTTACGACCATGTAAGAGGAGAAGGAAAAGTAGGAAGAGGGAAGTTTAATAAAAAAGAAGATAGAGCAGCGTCTGGAAAAGGAGATTGTATTGATTGTTTTCAATGTGTTCATGTATGTCCTACAGGAATAGATATTCGAAATGGTACGCAATTAGAATGCGTAAACTGTACAGCTTGTATTGATGAATGTGACCACATGATGGAAAAGGTTGGATTACCAAAAGGCTTAATCCGTTATGCTAGTGAGGAAAACATTGTTAAGAAAACACCTTTTAAATTTACAGCTAGGATGAAAGGATACTCAGCGGTATTGTTCATTTTAATAGGGATTTTAATAGGAATGCTGTTTTTGAGAAATGATGTAGAAGCAACAATTTTGCGATTACCAGGTCAGTTATATCAACATAAAGAAAATGGAGTTATTAGTAATATTTACACTTTTAAAGTAGTAAATAAAACAACAAAACAAATTGATAATGTGAGTTATAAATTGCTATCTCATAAAGGAAAAATAGAAACGGTAACACATCAAGATTTTGAAGTACCTAAACAAGGATTGGCAGAAGGAACGTTGTTTATAGAGTTACATCAGTCTGAAATGAAAAATGAAAAGGAAAAACTAAAAATAGGAGTGTATAGTGGCGATAAACTTATTGAAACTACTACAACCAACTTTTTAGGACCAAGAAGTTATAGATAA